A genome region from Nocardiopsis exhalans includes the following:
- a CDS encoding 8-oxoguanine deaminase produces the protein MSRTVIIEGAHVVTVDGAEYADGHVVSHNGVITAVGAGPAPEVQGEAERIDGRGCVATPGLVNTHNHLYQWATQGLFADGTLFEWLVGSYEIWHRLDADVVSGTTSAGLSHLALSGCTTASDHHYIYPAGRGDIVAAEVEAAREVGIRLDLARGSMDRGHSQGGLPPDSVVETLEGALAGTAAAIDAHHDASASSMTRVAVAPCSPFSVSRDLMTQGAALARDKGVNLHTHLAETLDEEEKCLAEFGCTPVEYAEKLGWLGDDVWFAHAVHLSDSAIGRIAATGTGIAHCPTSNARLGAGICRVPELLAAGVNVGLGVDGPASSELSTMAGEMHQALLMARARKGPQALTARQSLELATLGGARVLGREAELGSLTVGKQADVALWRVDGFGFDVIADPVVALTFGPVPPLERLLVGGNTVVDRGELRTLSAETAAARGRAAHRSLMQEANH, from the coding sequence ATGAGCCGGACCGTGATCATCGAGGGCGCCCACGTGGTGACCGTGGACGGCGCCGAGTACGCCGACGGTCACGTGGTCTCCCACAACGGTGTGATCACCGCGGTGGGCGCGGGTCCCGCCCCCGAGGTCCAGGGTGAGGCCGAGCGGATCGACGGCCGCGGCTGCGTGGCCACGCCGGGTCTGGTCAACACCCACAACCACCTCTACCAGTGGGCCACCCAGGGGCTCTTCGCCGACGGCACGCTCTTCGAGTGGCTGGTCGGCTCCTACGAGATCTGGCACCGCCTGGACGCCGACGTGGTGTCCGGGACGACCTCGGCCGGGCTGTCCCACCTGGCGCTGTCCGGGTGCACCACCGCCTCGGACCACCACTACATCTACCCGGCCGGGCGCGGTGACATCGTCGCCGCCGAGGTCGAGGCCGCCCGCGAGGTCGGCATCCGCCTGGACCTGGCGCGCGGTTCGATGGACCGCGGGCACAGCCAGGGCGGTCTGCCGCCGGACAGCGTGGTGGAGACCCTGGAGGGCGCGCTGGCCGGAACGGCCGCGGCGATCGACGCCCACCACGACGCCTCCGCCTCCTCGATGACCCGCGTCGCGGTGGCTCCCTGCTCGCCGTTCTCGGTCTCCCGGGACCTGATGACGCAGGGCGCGGCGCTCGCCCGGGACAAGGGCGTGAACCTGCACACCCACCTCGCCGAGACCCTCGACGAGGAGGAGAAGTGCCTGGCCGAGTTCGGCTGCACCCCGGTGGAGTACGCCGAGAAGCTCGGCTGGCTGGGCGATGACGTGTGGTTCGCGCACGCCGTGCACCTGTCGGACTCCGCGATCGGCCGGATCGCGGCGACCGGTACCGGCATCGCGCACTGCCCGACCTCCAACGCCCGCCTGGGCGCCGGTATCTGCCGGGTGCCCGAGCTTTTGGCGGCCGGTGTGAACGTCGGCCTGGGTGTGGACGGCCCCGCCTCCAGCGAGCTGTCCACCATGGCCGGTGAGATGCACCAGGCCCTGCTGATGGCCCGTGCCCGCAAGGGCCCGCAGGCGCTGACCGCCCGGCAGTCCCTGGAACTGGCCACCCTGGGCGGGGCCCGGGTCCTGGGCCGCGAGGCGGAGCTGGGCTCGCTGACGGTCGGCAAGCAGGCCGACGTGGCCCTGTGGCGCGTGGACGGCTTCGGCTTCGACGTGATCGCCGACCCGGTGGTGGCGCTGACCTTCGGTCCCGTCCCGCCCCTGGAGCGGCTCCTGGTCGGCGGGAACACCGTCGTCGACCGCGGTGAGCTGCGCACCCTGTCCGCCGAGACCGCCGCCGCGCGGGGCCGTGCGGCGCACCGATCCCTCATGCAGGAGGCGAACCACTGA